tacttaaaatcttATTAAGTATAAACCGCCACCCAAAAAGGCTACGAACTAAATACCATATTAAGGACTAAGTAGGTTATACCCACATGTATAATGTCCTAAATGTGCATTTCAACTGTATCGCTAGCCTTTTACGCAGGAATATTTACTAGCTGCACCAGCTTGTAACCTCAAGTCTAGGCTAACACACTTTTTGCCCACTATACAGTGCATTATAATTATAACGCCATAGACTTGATAAGTATACTAATTATCAAGTTTCAGTTTTATTCTTATTCCTATTTTACATACATTTTCTCAACTACGaacattttgtaatataaagttaaaatatcgGGTTGTGAAATGCATGGCATATAGTTCGATATTTTTATGCAATCCTAACAAACTAACAAATATGGATTACCGTCATCATCATCTGTCCCCCCATTTAGATGATCCACGGTCTCGGTATCAGAGTTATCGTTGGCACTTAGGTCCATTGTTCCCATGTCTTCACGAATTGGGCTATGGTCATGCAAGACATCCTCGTCAACTGGTTCCCCAGGTTGAAGACGCGAGAGGTGTTCTACGTCTACGGGCAAAGTCTCTTCATCGACTCGGTTTAAGGGATCAAAGATGGCTTCATCGACATCAAGGATAGGGGGATAGTTGGAGTGAATATTGtgctcctcatcctcaaaatcaCCCATGTCTGAATCATCATCATCTGGGGCTACAACTACAGGAGGGATGTTGTAAACATTCCTACTTGTAACCTTTTGGACTACCTGCCAACTTCCACCCAAAATCGGATCAGGCAAATAAAAGACTTGCGTCACTTGGCTCGCAAGGGCGAAcggctcatctttataccattgcctaCCAGTATTCACTAAAGTTAGATGGTCCCTTACACGTATCCCCCTTCTCGGGTCCCCAACATCATACCAGGTGCATTGAAACAGATAAACcttacgccaacccatgtaACGTATTTCTATAATATCATGCAACAAACCGTAGAATTCAACTGGGGACCCCTGATGCTCGCCATGAACAACAACCCCACAGTTTTGAGTGCGCCGATGCCTTTCACGCTCTTGAGTATGAAATCGGACACCATTCATTATGCATCCGGCATAAGACGCGACACACGGATCTGGACCACATGCTAATGCATATATCTCATCGGTTACCTCAGTTGGGCTAACTGCACGCAGCTCTCGAATCTACCACAGAAAAGATTCGAATATGATCAGATTACTTCTATaatagacaattttttttaagttcattTAGTGTAACAAAATGTATTAGGaatatataaattatcttaCGAGTGATCTAAACCACGATGGAAACTGACTCTGGTGCCTACGGTCGATGTTATCAGGGTCCTCTTCTTTCATCTTATTATAGTGCGTCCTGCTAATACAAGGTAATGGTTATAAGGCATGGgtagattatatataaataaacgcTGAACTTAACAATTTGAGCATATAGTACTTACTCAATGTATTGATCAACCTCTGGGCAATTATTAAGTACATACCATCGGGCCTTGCTCAAAAGTGAGTCGGGTAATATGTGCGAGTGCGGTGTCCCCAATGGTCTAACCTTTTGTGAGAAAACAGATAAGCTTTCAGCATTTCCCGTCTCAACTTCTCCAATAAGTACATCACTATTGCGTTCGTCCCGATTAAATTTCGTTTCTATATCATGGAGGTACATTGAGCAAAATGTTAGGCACTCGAGATGCACATATGCCTCAGCAATTGAGCCTTCAGGACGTGCTCTATTGCGGACGTAACGCTTGAATTTCCCTAGATACCTCTCAAagggatacatccatctgtaTTGCACGGGTCCTGCTAGTAGAGCCTCCTCTGGCAAGTGAATAGAAAGGTGCAGCATTATATCAAAAAAAGCtggagggaatatcatttctagtttgcaTAGAATGATGGGGATATTAGCTTTAAGACGATCCAATACAGATATGTTCAAAGTCCGGGAACATAACTCTTTGAAGAAGCCACTCAACTCTATCAATGCTTGACGCACATCGGCTCGTAAGAACCCACCAATCACAACCGGCAGCAGTGCTTGCAAAAAGACATGACAGTCATGGCTCTTCATTCCACTGATCTTTCCGTCATTGGCATTTACACACCGGCCTATATTCGAGGCAAACCCATCAGGGAATTTAACTTTTGACAACCATGCACAAAAAGCCTTTCGCTCATTTCCATTTAACATGTAGCAACCAAGGCCCATAGTTACACGATCACCCTCATGTTGTAAGTGCAACTCTTTCCTTATTCCAAGGTTTGCCATATCCCTACGCGCATTGGCAGAGTCCTTAGTTTTCCCTTCAATATTCAATAATGTTCCCAAGATGTTATCGCAtatgtttttctcaatatgcataacatccaGGTTATGTCTCAAACCCAAGAATAACCAATAgggaagttcaaaaaatatggattttttggtccaatttaGCTGATTGGGCGTTCGTTTCCTCTTTGAAGTAGATTTACCAAACTCAACATGTGATATCAGACTTAGTTGTTCAAGCAATTCGTTTCCATCGACTCTTGATGGTTGGAGTCTGTGCTCTTCAAACCCattaaatgcattttttttgcGTCTCCATGTGTGCCCTACGGGCAACcatcgtcgatgacccatgtagCAATGTTTGCGGCCATATACCAaccattgtgaatttgtgtcagCTGTACAATATGGGCATGCCATCTTGCCTTTTGTGCTCCACCCGGAAAGATTGGCGTATGCAGGGAAGTCATTGATAGTCCAAAGTAGAGCTGCATGTAGTGTAAAGTTTTGCCCACTGTATGCATCATAGGTACGAACACCCTCTTCCCATAACTCCTTCAACTCATCGATGAGAGGACGCAAGAACACATCAATATTATTACCTGGTGACTTAGGCCCAGGGATTAGCAACGACAACATGgtgtatggatctttcatgcatgaccatgGGGGCAAGTTGTAAGGTACAAGTAGTACGGGCCAAATGCTGTATGGTCTACTCATGTTGTTGAAAGGATTAAACCCATCACTGGCCAAACCAAGTCTAACATTCCGAGGATCTTGGGAAAACATATGATGTTTTATATCAAAGTCCTTCCAAACCCTAGAATCCGATGGATGTCGCATGCATGTTGGATCGTCAACACGTCCTTCTACATGCCATCTCATGGCCTGGGATGTCTTATTTGACATATATAGCCTCTGCAACCGAGGCTTCAGCGGAAAATATCGGAGGACTTTTTTCGGTATCCTTCGAGCGGGACTTGTGCTTTCCTCCCACCTAGAAGCTTGACATTTAGGGCATTCATTGTAGgtggcattttccttccaaaacaaaGCACAATCATTCGGGCACACATGTATCTTTTCGTAACTAAA
This genomic window from Carya illinoinensis cultivar Pawnee chromosome 7, C.illinoinensisPawnee_v1, whole genome shotgun sequence contains:
- the LOC122316221 gene encoding uncharacterized protein LOC122316221, which gives rise to MDKPWMHIHDRLHSREYEEGVRQFLAMAVAHTPTTDQIRCPCRRCRNRAFHSIRTVEDHLFLRGFDPTYQTWIFHGEDDPFLSTPLSDEEQDDTRDFSEYPDDLDEMLDDIRHGSYMGSDWQRDGDVNMDDQPSTSNSQSNFTFEELVADARRPLYPSCKQFSKLSFIVKLLHIKSIGSWTVKSFDMVIKLLQEAFPEALFPDSYADARRLERGLGFSYEKIHVCPNDCALFWKENATYNECPKCQASRWEESTSPARRIPKKVLRYFPLKPRLQRLYMSNKTSQAMRWHVEGRVDDPTCMRHPSDSRVWKDFDIKHHMFSQDPRNVRLGLASDGFNPFNNMSRPYSIWPVLLVPYNLPPWSCMKDPYTMLSLLIPGPKSPGNNIDVFLRPLIDELKELWEEGVRTYDAYSGQNFTLHAALLWTINDFPAYANLSGWSTKGKMACPYCTADTNSQWLVYGRKHCYMGHRRWLPVGHTWRRKKNAFNGFEEHRLQPSRVDGNELLEQLSLISHVEFGKSTSKRKRTPNQLNWTKKSIFFELPYWLFLGLRHNLDVMHIEKNICDNILGTLLNIEGKTKDSANARRDMANLGIRKELHLQHEGDRVTMGLGCYMLNGNERKAFCAWLSKVKFPDGFASNIGRCVNANDGKISGMKSHDCHVFLQALLPVVIGGFLRADVRQALIELSGFFKELCSRTLNISVLDRLKANIPIILCKLEMIFPPAFFDIMLHLSIHLPEEALLAGPVQYRWMYPFERYLGKFKRYVRNRARPEGSIAEAYVHLECLTFCSMYLHDIETKFNRDERNSDVLIGEVETGNAESLSVFSQKVRPLGTPHSHILPDSLLSKARWTHYNKMKEEDPDNIDRRHQSQFPSWFRSLIRELRAVSPTEVTDEIYALACGPDPCVASYAGCIMNGVRFHTQERERHRRTQNCGVVVHGEHQGSPVEFYGLLHDIIEIRYMGWRKVYLFQCTWYDVGDPRRGIRVRDHLTLVNTGRQWYKDEPFALASQVTQVFYLPDPILGGSWQVVQKVTSRNVYNIPPVVVAPDDDDSDMGDFEDEEHNIHSNYPPILDVDEAIFDPLNRVDEETLPVDVEHLSRLQPGEPVDEDVLHDHSPIREDMGTMDLSANDNSDTETVDHLNGGTDDDDGNPYLLVC